The following are encoded in a window of Campylobacterota bacterium genomic DNA:
- a CDS encoding DUF1669 domain-containing protein: MKIKINQKKLSFLSLIILLPTIAWPHSCNAMLTLRKPTLPNFPYFPQHGIQQKFGRSHPPIHQYKHQLYKPHSQSVHTKVYFSPDRDEKHFKAIKHCIDNSTSSIKAALFIITDEPITQALCDAQKRGAKVELIVDKSSVKHSRPMLSTLKNSGVDVSLYDNIALNKAFMHHKFAVFDDKTVVSGSANWTHRARKENEENVIISKGKRLCQQFLEQFERIKKYTRQYKEPT, translated from the coding sequence ATGAAAATAAAAATAAATCAAAAAAAACTCTCTTTCTTATCATTGATTATTCTGTTGCCCACTATCGCATGGCCGCACTCATGCAACGCTATGCTAACATTAAGAAAGCCAACGCTCCCAAATTTTCCATACTTCCCACAACATGGTATACAACAAAAATTTGGTCGCTCCCATCCACCTATACACCAATACAAGCATCAATTGTATAAGCCCCATTCTCAGTCAGTACACACTAAGGTATACTTTAGCCCCGATCGAGATGAGAAACATTTTAAAGCCATCAAGCACTGCATTGATAATTCGACTAGCTCAATTAAGGCAGCTCTTTTCATCATCACCGACGAACCTATTACACAGGCTTTATGTGACGCGCAAAAGCGCGGCGCAAAAGTAGAGCTCATTGTTGATAAAAGCAGCGTAAAACACAGCAGGCCTATGTTATCAACATTAAAAAATTCAGGTGTAGACGTATCACTCTACGATAACATAGCACTCAATAAAGCCTTTATGCATCACAAGTTTGCAGTATTTGATGACAAAACAGTCGTTAGTGGATCTGCAAACTGGACACACCGCGCTCGCAAAGAAAACGAAGAAAATGTTATAATCAGCAAAGGGAAGCGCCTGTGCCAACAATTTCTCGAACAATTTGAACGAATAAAAAAATACACAAGACAATACAAAGAACCAACCTAA
- a CDS encoding DHH family phosphoesterase — protein sequence MTKKNHRNQDDVNRAWSMIQEAQKVTLLTHYRPDGDGISACAALSRLLEKNNKTIETIYPSKPDLAYKRHGANIKINEHTQMPDLIIACDTANYDRLYYPEEFKNVRLINIDHHVSNSINGSINFINARAASTCDELFDLIEAWAPNMLDKDIAECLLMGILYDTQVFYIQSTNAQTLRRAATLMDLGANLYELENELLSHQSPTIIKLWAEVMSSINLSSDGKIVWTSIAQDQLKKHNLTLSSLAGFHNFLAQICGVDVIALFYETEDGKTKASLRSKHTDVNLLAKHFGGGGHKHAAGIMFDKKPDEATKEFLAVM from the coding sequence ATGACTAAAAAAAATCACCGCAATCAAGACGATGTCAACCGTGCATGGTCTATGATACAAGAAGCACAAAAAGTGACGCTTCTCACACACTACCGACCGGATGGTGACGGCATTTCTGCATGTGCAGCACTCTCTCGACTTCTCGAAAAAAATAACAAAACCATTGAAACAATTTACCCAAGCAAGCCAGACCTTGCATACAAGCGACACGGCGCTAACATAAAAATTAATGAGCACACCCAGATGCCTGACCTAATTATTGCCTGTGACACCGCAAATTATGATCGACTTTATTATCCTGAAGAATTTAAAAACGTTCGGCTTATAAATATCGACCACCACGTGAGCAACTCAATTAATGGCTCTATAAATTTTATTAACGCTCGTGCAGCAAGCACCTGCGACGAACTGTTTGACCTGATAGAAGCGTGGGCACCGAATATGCTTGATAAAGATATTGCAGAATGCCTTTTGATGGGCATTTTGTATGACACACAAGTTTTTTACATCCAGTCAACCAATGCGCAAACACTACGTCGTGCAGCAACCCTTATGGACTTAGGCGCAAATCTGTATGAACTAGAAAATGAACTACTCTCACACCAAAGCCCAACCATCATAAAATTGTGGGCTGAGGTCATGAGCTCCATCAACCTATCAAGCGATGGCAAAATTGTCTGGACGAGCATCGCCCAGGATCAACTAAAGAAACACAACTTAACCCTAAGCTCGCTAGCGGGCTTTCATAACTTTCTGGCCCAAATTTGTGGCGTTGACGTGATTGCACTGTTTTATGAAACCGAGGACGGAAAAACTAAAGCCTCACTTCGCTCAAAACATACTGACGTTAACTTACTGGCAAAACATTTTGGCGGTGGTGGCCACAAGCATGCAGCTGGCATCATGTTTGACAAAAAGCCAGATGAAGCGACTAAAGAGTTTCTTGCAGTAATGTAA